From the Synechococcus sp. Nb3U1 genome, the window TGCCGTCCAATTTTTTGCCCGCAAGTGGGGCTACGCCCTGACAGATATTTTGGTGGCGGGGGATTCTGGCAACGATGAATCAATGCTCACCTGTGGGGCCTTGGCGATGGTAGTGCGCAACTACAGCCCGGAACTGAAGAAGCTGCATCAGGGATATCGGCCCATTTACTTTGCCCAGCAGAGCCATGCTTGGGGAATTTTGGAAGCCCTCCACCATTTCGACTGGCTAGCCTAGAAAAAGGAGGAAAATCTCTTGGGGATGAGATAATAGTGCAAGTAGCGCTTGCATCCTGGAAAAGTCTGAGTTGAGATGACCTTTGAGGGTTCGAGCAGCCTTAGGCAGACTTAGACCGTCGCAGACGCAGCACAGAACAGTATGGACATCGGCAGCATCGACCAGTGGATATGGGGTGGAGGGATCGCGTTGGCCTCCATTCTTTGGGCTGAGATCGTGCGGGATATTCGCCATTGGCTGGCTCACGGTTGGCCCTGGCTGATGCCCAAGCACAACCTGCACCATCGCCTATTTCGCCGCGATCTGAGCGTGGTGGACGGGCAACTGTACCGGGAATCTCAGTGGCACCACGATGTGCCGGAAGCCGTGACGATGATCCTGACCGGGATCCCTTGGGTGGTCTTGTTAGGCTGGGGATCCTGGCTGAATGGCGTGGCGGCAACGGTGGGCATTGTCTACTCCGCCAGCTTTTTGGTCTCGGGGATGCTGCGGGGCTGGGGTCTGGCCCTAGAAACTGATATCACCCATCAACCGGGGCCTTTTCGATTTCCGCCCAGCCAATGGCATGTCAACCGCACCTACCACTGGCGGCACCACTTCGACGATACCAATGCTTATTTCTGCGGCACCCTGACGTTTGTGGATCGGATGATGGGCACCAGTCTTTCTTTAAAGGGCAAGCGAGTGGCGGTCACAGGGGCCTCTGGCACCCTTGGACATGGGCTGTTGAAGCACCTCCACCGGCAGGGGGCCAAAGTCATCGCCCTCAGTTCTCAGCCGGATCCCATTCAAATTGAGATGGATGGGCAACTGCAAGCTGTAGAAACGATCCATTGGCAGGTGGGGCAGGAGGGATCCCTGCTGGATCTTTTCGAGCGCATCGATATTCTCGTTCTCAACCACGGCCTCAATGTTCATGGTGCTCGGGATGCGGAGGCAGTTCGCCGATCCTATGCCGTCAATACCTTCTCCAGTTGGCGCCTGATGGAATTGTTCTTCCAGACGGTGCGCAGCAACCCGGAGGTGGCCACCAAAGAGGTTTGGGTGAACACCTCAGAGGCCGAAGTCAGCCCCGCCTTTAGCCCCCTCTACGAGCTTTCCAAACGCGCCCTTGGGGATTTGGTTACCCTGCGCCGTCTAGATGCCCCCTGTGTGGTGCGCAAGCTGATCCTAGGGCCCTTCAAGAGCAATCTCAACCCGATTGGGGTCATGTCTGGAGATTGGGTCGCGGCTCAGATCTTGGCTCAAGCCAAGCGTGACTGCCGCAACATTATCGTCACCATTAACCCTTTCACCTACCTGTTTTTCCCCCTGAAAGAACTGGCTGTAGGCACCTATTTCCGGCTGTTTAGTCGTTCTCTCCCCCATCCAGAAGCCGCTGCTTCCAACTCCGATGGGATCCCTGTGGTTTGAGGGGATCCCTACCTGGCCAGTCCTGTGGCATTTCGCGCAGAAGTAGAGTAAGACAAGAGCAGGTTCCAATGCGCAAGCTGGAACTTCTCTGAGTGTGAGAATACCCTTCCTTGGGGTGTTGCAATGGTTCGGTTCTTGGTGGGTTTCTGTGTGAGGAGTAGGAGTGAGATATGAAAGTTGCGCGCGAATGGGTGGGCGCGGTTCTCTGGGTAGTGGGCGGCACATTCATGCCGGGGCTTTTGTCCGGTTGCGCCATCCCTATGCCTTCTGCATCCGCTGAGGTTTCTGAAATTCAGGTGCGTTTGGTGCATGTGGCCCCCAATACCCCTCGGATCGACCTAGAGGTGGGTGGGGTGAGGGCTGCTCAGTATGTGGCCTACGGCTCCGTGAGCGAGTACGTGCGGATGCCTGCAGGTGAGTACGATATTGTCTTGTCTTCGACGCCTGAAAAAATTGATCTTAATCAACCCTTGCGTTTCGATGTTGCCGCCAGAACCGTAGCTAGCTTACGGGGTGGGGGGGTGTTTTCGGTGGTTGCCACCGACGAGCCGAATCGCATGACAGCTTTGGTTCTGGAAGACAACATTAATCCCCTCTTCGATCAAGCACTGGTGCGGTTTGTTCATGCGGCTCCCGATGCGCCAGCTCTGCAGTGGCGGGGAGAACAAGACCGGATCCTTTTACCTCGGCTAGCCTTCGGTGAAGTGTCTACCTTTCAAGCGATGCGACCTGGGTTTACGCAAATTCAGGTGGCTCCAGCCCCCTCGACCACACCCGGTGTGCAGTCCACGGCTAGTAGCTCTGCCTTAGAACGGTTTGATCTTCAGCTGGAAGCAGGCAAAGTGTACACCCTTTACGTGGCGGGTCTGTTGCGCAGCAAGCCGGGACTGGATCTGGTACTGGCGGAGGAAACTCGCGCTCGCAAACTCCTGTAGACAGACTTCTGTTTTTTATCCCTCTACAGCCTTTCCTCTTCTTTGCCTCTTAATAGTCTTAATAGTGATTATAGTGAGTTCTGGGATCCCCTGGATGCCCACAAACAGCCTGTGTTGGGTTCAGAACGGCGCACCAACAGGCTGGAGTTGGTAGCAGGGAACAG encodes:
- a CDS encoding DUF4397 domain-containing protein, with the translated sequence MKVAREWVGAVLWVVGGTFMPGLLSGCAIPMPSASAEVSEIQVRLVHVAPNTPRIDLEVGGVRAAQYVAYGSVSEYVRMPAGEYDIVLSSTPEKIDLNQPLRFDVAARTVASLRGGGVFSVVATDEPNRMTALVLEDNINPLFDQALVRFVHAAPDAPALQWRGEQDRILLPRLAFGEVSTFQAMRPGFTQIQVAPAPSTTPGVQSTASSSALERFDLQLEAGKVYTLYVAGLLRSKPGLDLVLAEETRARKLL
- a CDS encoding bifunctional sterol desaturase/short chain dehydrogenase, whose translation is MDIGSIDQWIWGGGIALASILWAEIVRDIRHWLAHGWPWLMPKHNLHHRLFRRDLSVVDGQLYRESQWHHDVPEAVTMILTGIPWVVLLGWGSWLNGVAATVGIVYSASFLVSGMLRGWGLALETDITHQPGPFRFPPSQWHVNRTYHWRHHFDDTNAYFCGTLTFVDRMMGTSLSLKGKRVAVTGASGTLGHGLLKHLHRQGAKVIALSSQPDPIQIEMDGQLQAVETIHWQVGQEGSLLDLFERIDILVLNHGLNVHGARDAEAVRRSYAVNTFSSWRLMELFFQTVRSNPEVATKEVWVNTSEAEVSPAFSPLYELSKRALGDLVTLRRLDAPCVVRKLILGPFKSNLNPIGVMSGDWVAAQILAQAKRDCRNIIVTINPFTYLFFPLKELAVGTYFRLFSRSLPHPEAAASNSDGIPVV